The Formosa sp. Hel1_33_131 genome window below encodes:
- a CDS encoding ExbD/TolR family protein has product MNIRGRNKISPEFNMSSMTDIVFLLLIFFMIASTLVTTNAIDILLPTASGKTENKKSIAVSIKKDLTFYIDQSKVEVQNLEAELLQLLQKETAPTLVLRAEKSVPVDYVVKVMDIANRNKFKIILAVNPN; this is encoded by the coding sequence ATGAATATTAGAGGTCGAAATAAAATCAGTCCAGAGTTTAATATGTCGTCCATGACGGACATTGTGTTTCTATTGTTGATTTTCTTCATGATAGCATCCACTTTGGTCACCACCAATGCGATTGATATATTATTGCCAACAGCCAGTGGAAAAACAGAAAATAAAAAATCGATTGCCGTCAGTATAAAAAAAGATTTGACCTTTTATATCGATCAATCGAAGGTTGAGGTTCAAAATTTAGAAGCTGAATTACTTCAATTACTCCAAAAAGAAACCGCACCAACCCTTGTGTTGAGAGCTGAAAAATCCGTTCCTGTGGACTATGTCGTCAAAGTGATGGACATAGCCAATCGGAATAAATTCAAAATCATATTAGCTGTAAACCCAAATTAA
- a CDS encoding bile acid:sodium symporter family protein — protein MDTGTIILAIALIIIMFGMGLSLVKDDFIRLFQHPKAVIVGLVNQIILLPVIAYVLISLLNVETDIAIGIMILAACPGGPTSNLITYLAKGDIGLSISLTTVNSLITIFTIPFVIDFALNQFLEADEMVQINKLQTVIQIFVIVIIPVSLGMALKNAKPIFADKMNKPVKIASGAVLFLVIIGLVIKKKEELIPYLKQAGLTALVLNIATMLVGLATAKIAKLSLAQSRTISIESGIQNGTMAIAIASGVLMNDNYAIAPAVYSLIMFFTGGVIIAFAMNTSSQK, from the coding sequence ATGGATACAGGAACAATTATTCTCGCAATTGCATTAATCATCATCATGTTTGGCATGGGCTTATCGCTTGTGAAAGATGATTTTATTCGCTTGTTTCAACACCCAAAAGCAGTCATTGTTGGGCTTGTAAATCAGATTATTTTGCTACCGGTTATTGCCTACGTATTAATTTCTTTATTAAATGTAGAAACAGACATTGCAATTGGAATCATGATACTCGCGGCCTGCCCTGGCGGACCCACATCGAACCTCATCACCTATTTAGCAAAAGGAGACATTGGCTTATCCATTTCATTAACAACCGTCAATAGCTTGATTACTATTTTCACCATTCCCTTTGTGATAGACTTTGCGCTAAACCAATTTTTAGAAGCGGACGAAATGGTTCAAATCAACAAATTGCAAACGGTGATTCAAATTTTTGTAATCGTTATTATTCCTGTTTCTCTTGGGATGGCTCTAAAAAACGCCAAACCTATTTTTGCAGATAAAATGAATAAACCTGTGAAAATTGCTTCGGGCGCAGTCTTATTTTTAGTCATCATTGGATTGGTTATAAAAAAGAAAGAAGAGCTGATTCCTTACCTAAAACAAGCAGGATTGACAGCCTTAGTATTAAATATTGCAACCATGCTTGTCGGTTTGGCTACAGCGAAAATTGCGAAATTAAGTTTAGCACAATCACGAACAATTTCGATAGAATCTGGAATTCAAAATGGCACCATGGCCATTGCGATTGCCTCCGGAGTTCTAATGAATGACAACTATGCCATCGCCCCCGCTGTTTACAGTCTTATTATGTTTTTTACTGGAGGTGTTATCATCGCTTTTGCAATGAATACTTCAAGTCAAAAATAA
- a CDS encoding DUF3857 domain-containing transglutaminase family protein has protein sequence MHFLKLKKFIPHLLAIFFICCAYSQNTVNVSKYPSWVDFQDYNTHPEVDEDEITEGTLTLLADYQTNVFKEEVYFRFVTKITDKTGVQSSSNINAVYDPLYQKLTFHSINIIRDGKVINKLNPNHFQVIKRELNAENYLYDGSLSAMLNLTDVRAGDIIDLSYTVKGFNPIHYGKFSNAFILNDYMPIGKINVTIKTKNDLNYKTFNTTLQPKISKKKKVTTYNWSVETPEPFEYESSIPSWKIVMPTIFVSDYFSLEEVVNWATTIYAQNEPLSPAVKMKISEINAAYNTEGEKIKAILNFVQDDIRYLGLEYGVNSYKPNFPNKVFEQRYGDCKDKSLLMVQMLKEINVEAYPMLLNTTMKNTITELPPSPSFFDHCVVKVIDEDKWELYYDPTIYNQGGTYKNTHFPNYEYGLVVQKNNVAYDTITSSSNNKITTLEEFVIKEVNGGATLKVTTIYTDSEADRMRNYFKDNSKSSILKEYKNYYANSYSKIKIVDEPSVNDNVSQNEFTVKESYVIDSIWEPMSLKPGFISITFTPSTLTDIFYVPNKGTRKNEMSLPYPVSREHKTNIVLPSAWQIENNNDVVSNDVFYYDFNIDYDKKKNEVQLNSYLKIQKPSVTPDEFTIYYNDITEVEKTFGYTIFIPENTNNFPIKNLILSLGKIALFVFLIIILVIFIVWRFSKK, from the coding sequence ATGCATTTTTTAAAACTAAAAAAATTCATTCCCCATTTATTAGCCATTTTTTTTATTTGCTGTGCATATAGTCAAAACACTGTAAACGTTTCTAAGTACCCATCGTGGGTGGATTTTCAGGATTACAACACACATCCAGAAGTAGACGAAGATGAAATTACAGAAGGCACATTAACCCTTTTAGCTGATTATCAAACTAATGTATTTAAAGAGGAAGTATATTTTAGGTTCGTAACTAAAATAACAGACAAAACAGGTGTGCAATCAAGCTCCAACATTAATGCCGTCTACGATCCGTTATATCAAAAGTTAACATTTCATTCTATTAACATTATTAGAGATGGAAAAGTAATCAATAAATTGAATCCAAATCATTTTCAAGTAATAAAACGAGAGCTAAATGCAGAAAATTATCTTTATGATGGGTCGCTTTCTGCAATGCTAAATTTGACAGATGTTCGCGCTGGAGATATTATTGATTTAAGCTATACTGTCAAAGGGTTTAACCCAATTCATTATGGAAAATTTTCTAATGCTTTTATTCTAAATGACTACATGCCTATTGGGAAAATTAATGTAACTATTAAAACGAAAAACGACCTTAATTACAAGACTTTTAATACAACACTTCAACCAAAAATAAGTAAAAAAAAGAAAGTTACGACTTATAATTGGAGCGTTGAAACACCTGAACCCTTTGAATACGAATCAAGTATTCCATCGTGGAAAATAGTAATGCCCACAATTTTTGTAAGTGATTATTTCTCTTTGGAAGAGGTTGTAAACTGGGCCACTACTATTTACGCGCAAAACGAACCATTAAGTCCGGCCGTGAAAATGAAAATATCCGAAATTAATGCAGCCTATAATACAGAAGGTGAAAAAATAAAAGCAATTCTTAATTTTGTTCAAGACGACATTAGATATTTAGGTTTAGAATATGGCGTGAATAGTTACAAGCCTAATTTCCCTAATAAAGTCTTTGAGCAGCGGTATGGAGATTGTAAAGACAAGAGCCTGCTAATGGTGCAAATGCTTAAAGAAATCAACGTAGAAGCATACCCAATGCTTCTTAATACCACAATGAAAAATACCATTACAGAATTACCCCCATCCCCAAGTTTTTTTGACCATTGTGTGGTAAAAGTAATTGATGAAGATAAATGGGAGTTATATTATGACCCTACAATCTATAATCAAGGGGGGACCTATAAAAACACTCACTTCCCTAATTATGAGTATGGACTCGTTGTTCAAAAAAACAATGTGGCTTATGACACTATAACATCCTCTTCTAATAACAAAATAACCACTTTAGAAGAATTTGTCATAAAAGAAGTCAATGGCGGAGCTACATTAAAAGTAACTACTATTTATACAGATTCTGAGGCGGACAGAATGCGTAATTATTTTAAAGACAATAGCAAAAGTAGCATCCTAAAAGAATATAAAAATTATTATGCAAACTCCTATTCTAAAATAAAAATAGTAGATGAACCCTCTGTAAATGATAATGTATCCCAAAATGAATTTACCGTTAAAGAGTCTTACGTTATAGATAGTATTTGGGAGCCAATGAGCCTAAAACCAGGCTTTATCTCTATTACTTTTACACCTAGTACTTTAACCGATATTTTCTATGTACCTAACAAGGGAACAAGAAAAAATGAAATGAGCTTACCATACCCTGTTTCTAGAGAGCACAAAACAAATATTGTTTTACCAAGTGCATGGCAAATTGAAAATAATAATGACGTCGTTAGTAATGATGTTTTTTACTACGACTTTAATATAGATTACGATAAAAAGAAAAATGAGGTACAACTAAATAGTTACCTGAAAATTCAAAAACCTTCAGTTACTCCCGATGAATTTACAATATATTATAATGATATAACTGAAGTAGAAAAAACGTTCGGCTACACTATTTTCATCCCTGAAAACACAAACAACTTTCCGATAAAAAATTTAATTTTAAGCTTAGGTAAAATTGCTTTATTTGTGTTTTTGATTATTATTTTAGTAATTTTTATTGTTTGGAGATTCTCAAAAAAATAA
- a CDS encoding anhydro-N-acetylmuramic acid kinase, whose amino-acid sequence MIHSNFNKKSKYNVIGVMSGTSLDGIDLCLSNFEYGTSWKFQISAAETVEYSEIWKQRLRTAIDLNSKELEILNADYTRFLADVIQTFMKAHSGTKIDAVCSHGHTVFHEPNLGKTLQIGNLPVLATYLNQTVVCDFRTQDVALGGQGAPLVPIGDALLFSEHDYCLNLGGFANISFEQNSERIAFDVCPVNIVLNHYVATLGMAYDSEGQIAAKGTVCKPLLEVLNALEFYKRQPPKSLGLEWVQSEIFPLIESYNLEVPMVLRTVIEHCAVQLSSVLKTHQLKKGLITGGGVFNTFLMQRISELSGDHLQPTQPLIIDFKEALVFGFLGVLRLRNEPNCLRSVTGASRDHSGGYIYFPEKKI is encoded by the coding sequence ATGATCCATTCAAATTTTAATAAAAAATCAAAATACAATGTTATAGGAGTCATGTCGGGAACCTCGCTCGACGGGATCGATTTATGCCTTTCAAACTTTGAATATGGAACCTCTTGGAAGTTTCAAATCAGCGCTGCCGAAACGGTGGAATACTCTGAAATATGGAAACAACGTTTAAGAACCGCCATCGATTTAAACTCAAAAGAATTAGAAATTTTGAATGCAGATTACACTCGGTTTTTAGCCGACGTGATTCAAACGTTTATGAAGGCGCATAGCGGTACAAAAATAGATGCCGTTTGCAGTCATGGGCACACCGTTTTTCATGAACCCAACCTTGGAAAAACGCTTCAAATCGGGAATTTACCCGTTTTGGCAACCTATTTGAATCAAACTGTGGTTTGTGATTTCCGTACGCAAGACGTCGCTTTAGGTGGTCAAGGTGCACCTTTGGTACCCATTGGCGATGCGCTCTTATTTTCGGAGCATGACTACTGTCTAAATTTAGGAGGCTTTGCCAATATTTCTTTTGAACAAAATTCCGAACGGATTGCTTTCGACGTCTGTCCTGTCAATATTGTACTCAACCACTATGTGGCAACTTTGGGAATGGCCTATGACTCCGAAGGTCAAATAGCAGCCAAAGGAACCGTTTGCAAACCCTTGTTAGAGGTCTTGAATGCATTGGAGTTTTACAAACGACAACCTCCAAAATCATTGGGATTGGAGTGGGTGCAAAGCGAAATTTTTCCATTGATAGAAAGTTATAATTTAGAAGTCCCAATGGTTCTAAGAACCGTGATCGAACACTGCGCCGTACAACTTTCAAGTGTTTTAAAAACACATCAGTTGAAAAAGGGATTGATAACGGGAGGCGGTGTGTTTAATACCTTTTTAATGCAACGCATTTCAGAGTTATCTGGAGACCACTTACAACCAACACAGCCTCTAATTATCGACTTTAAAGAAGCCTTGGTATTTGGGTTTTTAGGCGTTTTGAGATTGCGAAATGAACCCAATTGTCTTCGATCTGTCACGGGCGCTTCCAGAGATCATAGCGGAGGATATATTTATTTCCCTGAAAAAAAGATTTAA
- a CDS encoding MotA/TolQ/ExbB proton channel family protein, with protein MITTRIQDEIAIQLDAESVEKTLSIVELIKSGGLAGQLIIALLTVLLVVALYIYFERLFTIKAASKVDPNFMNQIKDHVVNGKIDAAKAVCAQVNSPVSRLIDKGISRIGRPLADINSAIENAGKLEVYSLEKNVSVLATISGAAPMIGFLGTVIGMILSIFEIANSGGQIDIKLLADGLYTAMTTTVAGLVVGIVAYIAFNHIVGRTNKVVYQMEANSVEFLDLLNEPI; from the coding sequence ATGATCACCACCCGTATTCAAGATGAAATCGCAATCCAACTGGACGCGGAATCCGTCGAAAAAACATTGTCCATAGTCGAATTGATTAAAAGTGGAGGCCTCGCGGGGCAGCTCATTATAGCTCTTTTAACCGTACTCCTTGTAGTCGCTTTATATATTTATTTTGAACGCTTGTTCACCATAAAAGCCGCTTCTAAAGTCGATCCGAATTTTATGAACCAAATAAAAGACCATGTGGTCAACGGAAAAATTGACGCCGCTAAGGCAGTCTGTGCACAAGTCAATTCTCCCGTATCACGATTGATTGATAAAGGGATTTCTAGAATCGGACGTCCACTCGCCGATATCAATTCAGCCATTGAAAATGCTGGGAAATTAGAAGTCTATAGCTTGGAGAAAAACGTAAGCGTGCTCGCAACCATTTCTGGAGCAGCCCCCATGATTGGGTTTTTAGGAACCGTCATCGGGATGATTTTATCCATTTTTGAAATCGCCAACTCCGGCGGTCAAATCGATATTAAATTATTGGCCGATGGACTCTACACCGCCATGACTACCACCGTTGCCGGTTTGGTCGTTGGGATTGTCGCCTACATTGCGTTTAACCATATTGTCGGACGCACCAACAAAGTGGTCTATCAAATGGAAGCCAATTCGGTAGAGTTTTTGGATTTACTCAACGAACCTATTTAA
- a CDS encoding bifunctional folylpolyglutamate synthase/dihydrofolate synthase produces the protein MNYSETTQWLFSQLPLYQNVGKSAYKADLSQTLKLAKQLNHPEHQFKSIHVGGTNGKGSTAHMLASVLQEAGYKVGLYTSPHLKDYRERIRINGATISEDFVVDFVAHNKSFFETNALSFFEMSVGMAFAYFADEQVDIAVVEVGLGGRLDSTNILNSEVSVITNIGLDHTQFLGTTLEAIAGEKAGIIKPNTPIVIGETQLETEVVFRTKATKEQAPIYFADQRIETTPPTSLKGAYQIHNVRTVLQTIEILNSGAFPIPTEAVQQGLLKVTENTGLRGRWEVLGSFPTIICDTAHNREGLSLVFKQLLTKKFQHLHVVLGMVNDKDILSLLELFPKEAQYYFCKPNVPRGLEASELAQIFTEHGFEGSVYRSVKDALKAAKQSASHDDLIYVGGSTFVVAEII, from the coding sequence ATGAATTATTCAGAAACCACGCAATGGCTTTTTTCTCAATTACCACTCTATCAGAATGTGGGGAAATCAGCTTATAAAGCCGATTTAAGTCAAACCCTGAAACTCGCCAAACAACTCAATCATCCAGAACATCAATTCAAATCCATTCATGTTGGAGGCACCAACGGCAAAGGCTCCACAGCACACATGCTCGCATCGGTATTGCAAGAGGCAGGTTATAAAGTGGGTCTATATACATCGCCCCATTTAAAAGACTACCGCGAACGCATCCGTATAAACGGTGCTACGATCAGCGAAGATTTTGTGGTTGATTTTGTCGCGCATAACAAATCCTTTTTTGAAACCAATGCATTGTCATTTTTTGAAATGTCTGTGGGAATGGCATTTGCCTATTTTGCAGATGAACAAGTCGATATTGCGGTGGTTGAGGTCGGTCTTGGCGGTCGCTTGGATTCCACCAACATCCTAAACTCCGAAGTGTCGGTCATTACCAATATTGGTTTGGACCACACCCAATTTTTAGGTACGACTCTAGAAGCCATTGCAGGGGAGAAGGCAGGGATTATAAAACCAAACACGCCCATCGTAATTGGTGAAACACAGTTAGAAACCGAAGTCGTTTTTAGAACCAAAGCCACTAAAGAACAGGCACCGATTTATTTTGCCGATCAACGTATAGAAACTACACCTCCCACAAGTTTAAAAGGTGCTTATCAAATTCATAATGTACGGACGGTACTTCAAACTATTGAAATCTTAAATAGTGGGGCGTTTCCAATCCCTACAGAAGCAGTGCAACAAGGCCTATTAAAAGTCACCGAAAACACAGGGCTTCGTGGCCGTTGGGAGGTTTTGGGCAGTTTTCCAACAATCATTTGCGATACCGCACACAATAGGGAAGGGCTAAGTCTGGTGTTTAAACAACTCTTAACCAAAAAATTTCAACACTTACATGTGGTGTTGGGCATGGTGAATGATAAAGACATCCTGTCGCTTTTAGAGCTATTTCCAAAGGAGGCACAGTATTACTTTTGCAAACCCAATGTTCCTAGGGGGCTAGAGGCGTCTGAACTCGCACAGATTTTCACAGAACATGGTTTTGAAGGAAGTGTATATCGGTCTGTTAAAGACGCTTTAAAAGCCGCCAAACAAAGCGCATCCCACGACGATTTGATCTATGTTGGCGGCAGTACTTTTGTGGTGGCGGAAATAATTTAA
- a CDS encoding acyl-CoA dehydrogenase, with protein MNFSLSEEHLMVRDAARDFAQTELRPGVIKRDTLQEFPDNLVKKMGALGFMGIMVDPKYGGSGMDTISYVLIMEELSKVDASASVIVSVNNSLVCYGIETYGSEAQKEKYLPKLASGEHVGAFCLSEPEAGSDATSQQTTAIDQGDHYVINGTKNWITNGGRSDVYIVIAQTDRSKGSKGINAFIIEKGMAGFEIGPKEDKLGIRGSDTHTLQFNDVKVPKENRIGVDGFGFKFAMKTLSGGRIGIASQALGIASGAYELALAYSKQRKAFGTEICNHQAIAFKLADMATDIEAARHMVMKAAWEKDQKVSYDTSSAMAKLFASRIAMEHTVEAVQIHGGNGFVKDYHVERLMRDAKITQIYEGTSEIQKMVISRAVLKD; from the coding sequence ATGAATTTTTCTTTATCTGAAGAACACCTTATGGTTCGTGACGCTGCGCGTGATTTTGCACAAACAGAATTACGTCCCGGCGTTATTAAACGAGATACTCTCCAAGAATTTCCCGACAATTTAGTAAAAAAAATGGGAGCACTTGGTTTTATGGGCATCATGGTGGATCCAAAATATGGCGGAAGCGGCATGGACACCATTTCGTATGTGCTGATTATGGAAGAACTCTCGAAAGTAGATGCGTCGGCATCTGTGATTGTATCAGTCAATAATTCTTTGGTTTGTTACGGCATTGAGACGTATGGATCGGAAGCTCAGAAAGAAAAATACCTCCCAAAATTAGCAAGTGGCGAACATGTGGGTGCCTTTTGTTTGAGCGAACCCGAAGCGGGCAGTGATGCCACTTCCCAACAAACCACGGCGATCGATCAAGGGGATCATTATGTGATTAATGGGACTAAAAACTGGATTACCAATGGCGGCCGATCGGATGTATATATTGTGATTGCACAAACGGATCGCAGTAAAGGGTCTAAAGGAATCAATGCGTTTATCATCGAGAAAGGGATGGCTGGTTTTGAGATTGGACCCAAAGAAGACAAGCTCGGAATTCGTGGAAGCGATACACATACGCTACAATTTAACGATGTAAAAGTGCCCAAAGAAAACCGTATTGGCGTGGATGGATTTGGATTTAAATTTGCAATGAAAACTTTGTCTGGTGGGCGGATTGGAATTGCGTCTCAGGCATTAGGGATTGCTTCTGGCGCTTATGAATTGGCGTTGGCATACTCCAAACAACGCAAGGCTTTTGGCACCGAAATTTGCAACCACCAAGCGATTGCTTTTAAATTGGCGGATATGGCTACGGATATTGAAGCAGCACGCCACATGGTGATGAAAGCGGCATGGGAAAAAGACCAGAAGGTTTCTTATGACACGTCGAGTGCGATGGCAAAACTGTTTGCATCGAGAATCGCCATGGAACATACAGTGGAAGCGGTACAAATTCACGGTGGAAATGGGTTTGTAAAAGACTACCATGTAGAGCGTTTGATGCGGGATGCCAAGATTACTCAAATCTATGAGGGGACGTCTGAAATTCAAAAAATGGTGATTTCGAGAGCGGTGCTTAAAGATTAG
- a CDS encoding energy transducer TonB produces the protein MGYFKTKHQKHSARLTTVIMLLLILLLFIVGPGYMDPPLEYGVAVNFGTTDTGSGAIQPKKPLASQSTPVSEPVVEPVKAAPPVESSEPAAAEEVLTSEDLESIAIKKAEAETAKLKADADAKVKAETEATAKAQAEAKAKADAEAKAEEERLKKEADIKAKKKQELDALMGGIGTDDGTDTGSEGDDDTPGDKGQLNGDPYAPSYFGSPGSGNGGVGYGLNGRGRPSKTKVIPDCDEEGKVVVEIHVNQKGNVVKAIPGKRGTTGDICLYEAAKKTALTHKWPADSKAPAKQIGFVIVDFSVRQ, from the coding sequence ATGGGCTACTTTAAAACCAAACATCAAAAACATTCCGCACGATTGACCACTGTCATCATGCTGTTATTGATCTTGCTCCTATTTATAGTGGGCCCTGGTTATATGGATCCACCTTTGGAATATGGTGTTGCGGTTAATTTTGGAACCACGGACACTGGAAGCGGAGCAATACAACCCAAAAAACCGTTGGCGTCGCAATCCACCCCCGTTTCTGAACCGGTCGTAGAACCTGTAAAAGCAGCACCGCCCGTTGAGTCCAGCGAACCTGCCGCAGCAGAAGAGGTGCTTACCTCCGAAGATTTAGAATCCATTGCCATCAAAAAAGCAGAAGCCGAAACCGCCAAGCTGAAGGCAGACGCAGATGCCAAAGTGAAGGCAGAAACTGAGGCTACCGCAAAAGCGCAGGCAGAGGCGAAAGCCAAAGCAGATGCTGAAGCGAAAGCAGAGGAAGAACGTCTCAAAAAAGAGGCCGATATAAAAGCGAAAAAGAAACAAGAATTAGATGCTTTGATGGGCGGCATCGGAACAGACGACGGTACCGACACAGGTTCTGAAGGTGATGATGATACTCCAGGTGATAAAGGTCAATTGAACGGCGATCCCTATGCGCCCAGTTATTTTGGATCTCCGGGAAGTGGAAACGGCGGCGTTGGCTATGGACTGAATGGCCGTGGGCGTCCGTCCAAAACGAAAGTCATTCCCGACTGTGATGAAGAAGGTAAAGTGGTGGTTGAAATTCATGTCAACCAAAAAGGGAATGTGGTCAAAGCCATCCCCGGAAAACGCGGTACGACGGGCGATATCTGTTTGTACGAGGCCGCTAAAAAAACAGCCCTTACCCACAAATGGCCTGCAGATTCCAAAGCACCTGCCAAACAAATTGGTTTTGTGATTGTCGATTTTAGCGTCCGCCAATAA
- the nhaD gene encoding sodium:proton antiporter NhaD, producing the protein MEAVIIIVFITGYLAITLEHSLKIDKLIPALVMMAFSWALISFGIDDFNTWFDSGKHALLSNFEAFGHTEKMHILEETLLHHLGKTAEILVFLIGAMTIVEIIAYFNGFSTIKNFIKTKKKTKLLWIFAVLAFVLSAIIDNLTATIVLISLLQKIIHDRKMRLWFAGLIVVAANAGGAFSPIGDVTTTMLWIANKVSTGHLFGYLLLPSIVCMVVPTFIASRLSVFKGSLELETGESEPTGRFSGTMLYLGLAAIIFVPIFKMATHLPPYVGMMLSLGVVAIFAELYSSSKFSLKDLDKENAEGHVIHSPVHVALTKIELPSILFFLGILMAVAALESLGILFGFADWLKESTPALGTEIAGAEISDLVVLLLGVGSAVIDNVPLVAASLGMFSQPLDDQLWHFIAYSAGTGGSMLIIGSAAGVVAMGMEKINFFWYLKKISWLALIGFLAGAVVFFFTRTLF; encoded by the coding sequence ATGGAAGCGGTTATTATTATTGTATTTATTACCGGCTATTTAGCCATCACCCTCGAACACAGTTTAAAAATAGACAAATTAATTCCAGCCTTGGTCATGATGGCCTTTAGTTGGGCGTTGATTTCTTTTGGAATTGATGACTTTAATACCTGGTTTGATTCTGGAAAACATGCCCTTCTTAGCAACTTTGAGGCGTTTGGTCATACAGAAAAAATGCACATTCTCGAAGAAACCTTATTACACCACTTAGGGAAAACAGCAGAAATACTCGTCTTTTTAATTGGCGCAATGACCATCGTTGAAATTATTGCCTATTTCAATGGATTCTCGACTATAAAGAACTTTATTAAAACCAAAAAGAAAACAAAGTTACTCTGGATTTTTGCGGTGCTAGCGTTTGTGCTATCCGCAATTATTGATAATTTAACGGCAACGATTGTTTTGATTTCATTACTTCAGAAAATAATTCACGACCGAAAAATGCGCCTTTGGTTTGCGGGACTTATTGTTGTTGCAGCCAATGCGGGCGGTGCTTTTTCTCCAATTGGAGACGTCACCACCACCATGTTATGGATTGCCAATAAAGTAAGTACAGGACATTTGTTTGGATACTTGCTTTTACCTTCCATTGTGTGTATGGTTGTACCAACCTTCATAGCGTCTAGATTGTCTGTTTTTAAAGGCTCTTTAGAATTGGAAACAGGCGAGTCGGAACCCACAGGGCGTTTTAGTGGCACTATGCTTTATTTAGGTTTAGCTGCCATTATTTTTGTACCTATTTTTAAAATGGCAACGCATCTACCTCCTTATGTGGGAATGATGCTTTCATTAGGAGTTGTCGCCATCTTTGCAGAACTATACAGTTCTTCAAAATTTAGTTTGAAAGATTTAGATAAAGAAAACGCAGAAGGCCACGTTATTCACAGCCCCGTACACGTTGCATTGACAAAAATAGAATTGCCGAGCATTCTATTCTTTTTAGGGATTTTAATGGCGGTTGCCGCCTTGGAATCTTTAGGAATTTTATTTGGTTTTGCAGATTGGCTTAAAGAGTCAACACCCGCTTTGGGAACCGAAATTGCTGGAGCAGAAATATCTGATTTAGTGGTGTTGCTATTAGGCGTAGGCTCTGCGGTGATTGATAATGTTCCGTTGGTAGCAGCCTCTTTAGGAATGTTTTCTCAACCTTTGGACGATCAACTTTGGCATTTTATTGCCTATTCCGCAGGAACGGGAGGAAGCATGCTTATCATTGGATCGGCGGCTGGAGTCGTAGCCATGGGTATGGAGAAAATCAACTTTTTCTGGTACTTAAAAAAAATCTCTTGGTTGGCCTTAATCGGGTTTTTAGCAGGAGCAGTTGTATTTTTCTTTACAAGAACACTTTTTTAA